In the genome of Microtus ochrogaster isolate Prairie Vole_2 chromosome 14 unlocalized genomic scaffold, MicOch1.0 chr14_random_1, whole genome shotgun sequence, the window ACTCAGGGAATCACTACAAGCACCGCTTAGCCCCAAATCTGTGTTTAGCTGCCTCATTGTCACTCTCTTCAAAAGTGGGACCTTAGgtctaggtgtggtggcacctgcctgtaatcctacaCTACGGATGCTGAGGCAAGAGATTCCTGTAAGACTCTGTCTCTACACAGGGCAGAAAAGGAATTAAGTGTGCATTTCCATAGGCATTTGATTACTTTACAGCACTCTCAAGGACAACTGGGTGTCAAGGTGTGGATGCTCAGACAGGAACTAATTCTCACTCGCTCTGACTAGCTGTAACTCTGAGTGAATCACCACCACCCAAAGCCTCAGCACCTCACAGTAACACTGGGATGATCTCATGTCCCAGGATTGTTTTAAGGGCTAAGTAGAGATGTACACACAGTGCTTAGCACCAGCACTGGACAACACTAACAAACATCAGTGAACCCAGTGCTTAGGGTACCGAGGTAGGCAACATGATGTGAGTTTAAGgcttagcctgagctacataggggaattctatcttaaaaacaaacaaaaacgtcATCTACTAGTTTCATTATTTCATAGGGTGGGGAGGGTGTTTggccatagaattattttctacTCTGACTGACCAAAACTACATACAGTTTTGGGGGGATGGAAGAAACAAATTTGTCATTGATTACATCTAAAAGAACACATCACTTTCTTTTCCCACTATTTTATAGAGAGTCTAATACTATTCCTGCATTTGCTCTTCTTTCTAATGCATAGCATCCAAACATCCAAAGCCTATGGCTCAAGTTAAAGCACAGGCCTGTCCAGGCAGCCCTGAAACAAGCCAGTATATATCCACAGTAGTCAGAGGCTGACAGGGACTGAAACctaagacaaaaaagaaactgtGTGTTTAAATACTGTGTTCTCAGCAAGCACATtcaatctcaggacttgggaggcagaggcaggtggacctctgtttgtttgagaccagcttgacctacaaagtgagttccagaacagccagagctgttgcatagagagaccctgtctcaaaaaaactgaaaatttataaaaaaaactaaaacaaacaaacattgctctgtttgctgttgttttgtaaCATGGAGTACTGACTGGGTAGAGGGCCTGGCACAGGCTGGCAAGCACTCTGCTAGCCCTGCTTTGACTTGGCAgttctctgagacagggcctcctaTAGCCCACAACTCACTGCATAACTCCAATACTTCTGGCTCCTCCCAAATGCAGTAATTACAAGAACGCACTCCTACAcccaaggtttttcttttcttttgttttttttgaaacagggtttctctgtagcccttgtcctagaactcactttgtaagccaggctgacctcaaactcacagagatccacctgcctctgcctcccaagttctggaattaaaggcatgcacaaccactgcccagctttacacccaagatttttttttttttttggtttttcgagacagggtttctctgtggttttggagcctgtcctggaactagctcttgtagaccaggctggtctctaactcacagagatccgcctgcctctacctctgcctcctgagtgctggcgccaccaccgcccggcttacacccaagatttttattttgagatatggtctcactcATTTTCcttggctggccctgaacttactCTGTTTAGGAGGTAGAACTGGGAGATCACTTAAGCCCAGGAATTCAAGACTAATTTGGGCAATACAACTACAaaaaattttttgttattgttgttgttgtttttgattttggaaatagggtttctctgtgtagctttcttATATgtgtgctggagatccaaactcaggtcctcaagcttgcatggcaggcactacactgactgagccatctccccagcccccagcataGTAATGACAAATATTAAGACCTGTACCAGACACAGTGGCACACCCCCTTAATCCTATGATTTAGGTCtaggcaggagcagcaggagctcaaggtcatcctcaggtacacaattagttcaaggccagcctgaactgcaggagaccctgtctcaaaaccaaaaacaaaggcCACAAGATGCCCCTACTTCACCCAAGCTGTAGATGTAAATCTTCCCAGACACCTTTCAAAGTCTATTTTCTCAGGATTCCTCAGATACACAGCAATCTTCTCAGACTCAAAACCGTGCCCAGAAACAAGGACTGCCCCGTCTTACACTCAGGCCAAGTAGTTATTTATCCCTATATAGAAGCAAGATGCAGAATATAACAAAACATATGTTCATTTACAGAAAAGCAAGCTGTTATAGTTTATGCTACAACCAAACACTAGAAAACTGACTTCCAGGTCTCGCCTACCCTTCGAACCCTGGATAGCATGGCACAGTAGCCACTCTGGCTACTCTCTCCATCCTGAGGGGCCTCAGAGCTCAGAGTTCCAAAGAGCAGAGCACTCTGGTTGTTCTTGGCCATCTTCAAGAATATCTCACTCCTGCCTCCGATTGTCTTATCAGAAGTCACCATCCACTTCTCCAAATCTTCTTTCTCACGAAACTGCCAGACAACCTGGGCTTGCTCCATTAGGACCTCTTGTAGTGGGCGGCCTTCGGGGCCTATCCAGTGAGCCGCAATTTCATTCTTCAGGCGCCTGAGGTGCTCCACTGCTTCCTCTCTGATTGCTTTATCAAAACTGTGCTCGGATGCCTTGTCAGGGGAAGTGATATCCACAGCAACGTCTTTGTGGTGGTCCTCTTGTAAAACCTCTTCAGACTTCTGCTGGGAGACTCTGTCAGCAGAAGCCACAGGTTTCTGACTGGAAGAAAAGTCTACGGAGAGAATACCCATAAATGGATGCAAGGCAGCCCTTGGCTTCAGGAAGTTTCTATGAATATAAGTACCAGCCAGTAATTTGTGAATGGAAGCCATTGTAAggcaaaaatcaaaatgtaaaaatttccGTGGGCTGAGAAAATGAGCTTCAGCGATTGGCCCAATTCCACCTGTAACAAAAGACACACTGGTCACCAGCAGAGCTACAAATGAATGGATCAGAagctcaaactcaacagagaccATGTATTGTGTAATTCAtaggctcccctcccccagttcatTCAGCAGTAGCTTTTAGAAGCAAAATACTATCCTAtgcattgcaaaaaaaaaaaaaaaaaaaaaaaaagagtgtcacTATACTTCAGTATGgagacacatgcctgtaaccttagcacttgggagaaaaaGGCAGGATGATTAGGAGTTTAAAGTCgatctcaggggctggagagatggctcagtggttaagagcattgcctgctcttccaaaggtcctgagttcaattcccagcaaccacattgtggctcacaaccatctgtaatgaggtctggagccctcttctggcctgcagacatacacacagacagaatattgtatacataacaaataaataaatatttttaaaaagtaaaataaaataaagtcgaTCTCAGCTGCATGGTGAGTTCAGGGACagttggctacatgagaccccatcgCTAAACAAATAACAACCAACATGACCGAAAGCAAAGCCCCGGCTTCACAGAACTGATGATCAACCCCAAATAACTCAAGCGTGTGCCACAGCTGCCTCAAGAGGTCGTGCCAACTTTAAGGCAGCTTTTTCTTGGGggtttaatttattatttttttttcttctggggtTTTAAAGAAGCAATAGGTCctaaaaagtaaatattcaaGTAATTCAGTCTAGAGCCTGGGCCAAACGATTTGGACCTGAGTGCTACATCTGTAAAAAGAGGGCCTGCGGTGAGCACTGCAGAATCAGAGAGCTGGAGAGGAACCGGGTGCTGCTTACCCACAGGCTGTGAACACTGGAGCATTTAGGCTTCACACTCTAAACCAATGAAGCGGTTTGCCCTCTCAGAAACCAGGTGATCTTCTGAGTCCTCTTTTTCCTCGGGAATTAAGCCCTACCTATCTGAGAGTTTCTTCTGAGGACGAGATGGAACGAGAGCCACAAAGAGGTTCTCTGACTCATGAAGCGTAAGCTTCATGAGATTCCCAAGATCTTCGTGTCTAACAGACTTGAGGCCAAGGCCTGCCCTTGTGTTATTATCTGAGCACCTCAAAAGTATACGTAAGCAGGGTGGTGAAGGGCTGTAATCAAGCATTGGGCAGGTAGAAGCAATAGGATCAggaagtcatctttggctacataacaagttcaagccAGGCAATATAataccatttttttgtttttgtttttaaatttatttatttattaaaaattcctgtctcttccctgccatatAATACCGTTTTGAAGAaccaaaaaaccaagaaagaaaaagaaagatggtaGACCTAAATAATACCACCACATTTAAACTTCATTGTTAATACTTAGAGATTTTCTGACACTTATCATCTCATTTAATCCACATAAGACTCACGTGAGACAAGGGCtggtaagatgactcagtggacaGAGGTGCTTGTTGGGTAAGCCAGGCACCTTGAGTTAATTCCCAGAACCgacataaaagtggaaggagagaactagcgCCACAAAACTGTTCTCTGNNNNNNNNNNNNNNNNNNNNNNNNNNNNNNNNNNNNNNNNNNNNNNNNNNNNNNNNNNNNNNNNNNNNNNNNNNNNNNNNNNNNNNNNNNNNNNNNNNNNNNNNNNNNNNNNNNNNNNNNNNNNNNNNNNNNNNNNNNNNNNNNNNNNNNNNNNNNNNNNNNNNNNNNNNNNNNNNNNNNNNNNNNNNNNNNNNNNNNNNNNNNNNNNNNNNNNNNNNNNNNNNNNNNNNNNNNNNNNNNNNNNNNNNNNNNNNNNNNNNNNNNNNNNNNNNNNNNNNNNNNNNNNNNNNNNNNNNNNNNNNNNNNNNNNNNNNNNNNNNNNNNNNNNNNNNNNNNNNNNNNNNNNNNNNNNNNNNNNNNNNNNNNNNNNNNNNNNNNNNNNNNNNNNNNNNNNNNNNNNNNNNNNNNNNNNNNNNNNNNNNNNNNNNNNNNNNNNNNNNNNNNNNNNNNNNNNNNNNNNNNNNNNNNNNNNNNNNNNNNNNNNNNNNNNNNNNNNNNNNNNNNNNNNNNNNNNNNNNNNNNNNNNNNNNNNNNNNNNNNNNNNNNNNNNNNNNNaaataaagacttatttattatgcatacaatgttctgctaACATGTacccgccagaagagggcaccagatctcactatagatagttgtgagccaccatgtggttgctgggaattgaactcaggacctttggaagagcaggcaatgctcttccaaaaagccatctctccagccccctgttgttgacatttttttgttttgtttttcgagacaggatttctctgtagctttggagcctgtcctgaaactcgctctgtagaccaggctggcctagaattcacagagatccaccggtcTCTGCcccccatgtgctgggattaaaggtgtgtgccaccactgcccagatcacaaataatttttaagagtcCTGTGAAGCAAACCAGTGAGGTATCTCCTCTCTGCAGGAAACACACCAAGAGATCTGCCTAAAGTCACAACGTTGTCCACTATTCAAACTGGAACTGAAACCCTGGCCTTGAGTCCTTTCGCTAGATACGGCTGCTTGCTTTAAGACAGTGGCAATTACTCCCACGGTTCTAATGAAGTAACAACTTTGCCCGTAACCCCAACATTTACTGAGTAAACCAGAAAGGCAGAAcagcccttcttccctccctttccagcCAATCCTGGGAGGAAATAAAACATACAATGCTAGCTTGTCTTTCTCCTGTCCCAATCCCAGAGATCAGTCCaatatatataaaagcaaagatcTAAGACCTGAGACTGGCGAGAATCCTTGCCAAGTATGTGCAATTTGTGGGcttcatctccagcaccacaaaacaacACTAAACAAAAGTCTCC includes:
- the Ndufaf1 gene encoding complex I intermediate-associated protein 30, mitochondrial isoform X2, which encodes MASIHKLLAGTYIHRNFLKPRAALHPFMGILSVDFSSSQKPVASADRVSQQKSEEVLQEDHHKDVAVDITSPDKASEHSFDKAIREEAVEHLRRLKNEIAAHWIGPEGRPLQEVLMEQAQVVWQFREKEDLEKWMVTSDKTIGGRSEIFLKMAKNNQSALLFGTLSSEAPQDGESSQSGYCAMLSRVRRGSFERRLSYDWSRFNTLYLRVRGDGRPWMVNIKQGTDFIQRKSQMYSYFMFTRGGPYWQEVKIPFSKFFFSNQGRIRDVQGPLVLDKVXXXXXXLADKVDGPFFLEIDFIGVFTDPAHTEEFAYENSPAISPGLFK
- the Ndufaf1 gene encoding complex I intermediate-associated protein 30, mitochondrial isoform X1 — its product is MASIHKLLAGTYIHRNFLKPRAALHPFMGILSVDFSSSQKPVASADRVSQQKSEEVLQEDHHKDVAVDITSPDKASEHSFDKAIREEAVEHLRRLKNEIAAHWIGPEGRPLQEVLMEQAQVVWQFREKEDLEKWMVTSDKTIGGRSEIFLKMAKNNQSALLFGTLSSEAPQDGESSQSGYCAMLSRVRRGSFERRLSYDWSRFNTLYLRVRGDGRPWMVNIKQGTDFIQRKSQMYSYFMFTRGGPYWQEVKIPFSKFFFSNQGRIRDVQGPLVLDKVMFSTENDVFFSEIQWLSV